The window ACGCGCTCAACAACCTGGAAGACCGCGGCATCCTGTTCGTGGCTCCGCAGGAAAAGCTCTACGAGGGCATGGTGATCGGCGAGAACGCCAAGCCGGACGACCTCGAAGTGAACCCGATGAAGGCCAAGCAGCTGAGCAACGTGCGTTCGTCGGGCAAGGACGACGCCATCCGCCTCACCCCGCCCAAGGTCATGACGCTCGAGCAGGCCATTGCCTACATCGACGACGATGAAATGGTCGAAGTGACCCCGCAGTCGATCCGTCTGCGCAAGGTCTACCTCGACCCCAACGAGCGCAAGCGCATGAGCCGCAAGAAAGCCGACGCGTAAAGCCAGCCCTTGCGAGCCTACCGGCGCTTCTGGCGCCGGACAGCTTTGAAAGCCCCCGCCCGCACCTGCTGCGCGGCGGGGGCTTTTCGTTGAGGTGCCCTGATTCGCCACTCCCGACCCTCCCCCCTGCCACGCGGTGAAGGAGCACACACACGCTCTGGATTCCGGCGAGCCGCCCCGCCCACATGGCGCAGCCATTTCCAAACCATTGCCAGCCTGTAAATTCCGGCAGAGTGCCCTTGCACTGCCATGGGAATGACTTGCATTAGCAGGATCATGCTCTCGCCCCACCTTCCGCCGAACCAGCTCCTGGTGCTGGCCTACCTGCTCAAGACCCGCAGCGTCAGCACGACCGCGCTCATGCTGGGGATGAGCCAGCCCAGTGTCAGCCGGGCCCTGGCCCGCCTGCGCGAGGTGCTCAAGGATCCGCTGCTGGTGCGCTCGGGCAACCAGATGGCCCGAACCTGGCGCGGCGAGGAACTTGTCGACCGCCTGACCGACTGGGTTGCCGCCACGACCAGCCTTCTCGACGAGGCCGACTTTGATCCGGCCCGGCTCGAACGGCGCTTCCGCATCGCGACCACCGACTTCGGGGTGCAATCGGCCTGCCTGCCCGCCATGGCGCACCTGCGTGCCTCGGCGCCCTCGCTCGCGCTTGACCTGCAGCCGCTCGGCCATGCCTCGCACCGCCAGCTCGCGCATGGCGAGATCGACCTTGCCATCTCAGGCCTCGATCACGATCCCGAACAGGTCCACCGCGAACTCCTGTTCACTGATCACTTCGTCTGCGTGACCCGCAAGGACCACCCTCTCGCGCGCCATGGTGAGGGGCCGGTGCCCCTGGGCGACTTCCTTGCCCACCCGCACCTCGGCCTCACCGTCAGCGATGCGGAGCTTGATCGTGTCTCGACCGCACTTGGCGAAGCGGTGCGCCACCGCAAGGTCATGCTGAGCGTGCCCTACTTTGCCCTAGCACCGGACCTCCTGCTGGCCGGAGACCTCGTCACGGTCGTCCCTTCACGCCTTGTGCATGCCTGCCCCCGCCGCGACGAACTCGCCATTCTCGGCGCCCCGGAGGGCCTTGGCCCCTTCCCCTACTGGCTCTTGTGGCATGAGCGCAGCCGCAACGATCCGGCCTCGATCTGGCTACGCGAACAGCTGCTCACCGCGAACGCGGAGGCGCCCCCCCGAGACTGAGCCACGACCAGGGACACAGAAAACGTCGACAGAAGGAAAAGCGCTTCAAGGGGTCATCACCCCTCGACCCCAAACTGGGCCACCTCACCCCTCTGAACCAAGGTGGCGCACGAGAGGTGAGGACCTCGGTATGGGCAGCCCGAGGGCGATGGCCCTCGGACCACCACTTTTGATTGTCAGCGTCTTCGGCACGGCAGGAAACCATTCTCCCACCTCGAACCTAGGTACCTTGAGGATCACCTCATCGCCCCGCACCACCGTCGCCCTCAGCCCCCTTGCGCTATCCACACCTGAATAGGACCTATTCGCATTTGATCGTTGCGAGTGCGTCGCAGTAGTGCAAGAGCGCAACACGCGAACAATTCGCAATATCAGATATGGTGA is drawn from Novosphingobium decolorationis and contains these coding sequences:
- a CDS encoding LysR family transcriptional regulator, which gives rise to MLSPHLPPNQLLVLAYLLKTRSVSTTALMLGMSQPSVSRALARLREVLKDPLLVRSGNQMARTWRGEELVDRLTDWVAATTSLLDEADFDPARLERRFRIATTDFGVQSACLPAMAHLRASAPSLALDLQPLGHASHRQLAHGEIDLAISGLDHDPEQVHRELLFTDHFVCVTRKDHPLARHGEGPVPLGDFLAHPHLGLTVSDAELDRVSTALGEAVRHRKVMLSVPYFALAPDLLLAGDLVTVVPSRLVHACPRRDELAILGAPEGLGPFPYWLLWHERSRNDPASIWLREQLLTANAEAPPRD